In the Klebsiella aerogenes KCTC 2190 genome, one interval contains:
- the bioC gene encoding malonyl-ACP O-methyltransferase BioC: protein MATVNKQAVAAAFGRAASGYTQHDELQRRSAELLLRQLAKGDFPRVLDAGCGPGSMSRYWREAGSEVTALDLSAGMLAQAQRNGAAQHYLQGDIEALPLPDACFDLAWSNLAVQWCDELSAAIGELCRVVRPGGRVAFTTLLAGSLPELNQAWRAVDEHPHANRFLSEQAVRAALSGLRAEGVVHQISLPFADALSAMRSLKGIGATHLHQGRASAPLSRGKLRELQLAWPQQQGQCPLTYHLFTGVIERD from the coding sequence ATGGCCACGGTGAATAAGCAGGCTGTGGCCGCGGCGTTTGGTCGGGCGGCCAGCGGCTATACGCAACATGATGAGCTGCAGCGCCGCAGCGCCGAATTGCTGCTGCGCCAGTTGGCGAAAGGTGATTTCCCCCGGGTGCTGGACGCTGGCTGCGGCCCCGGCAGCATGAGCCGTTACTGGCGCGAAGCGGGAAGCGAAGTTACCGCGCTGGATCTCTCCGCCGGGATGCTGGCGCAGGCGCAACGCAACGGCGCCGCGCAGCATTATCTACAGGGCGATATCGAAGCGCTGCCGCTGCCGGATGCCTGCTTCGATCTGGCATGGAGTAACCTGGCGGTGCAGTGGTGTGACGAGCTAAGCGCGGCAATCGGCGAGCTGTGCCGGGTGGTGCGGCCCGGCGGACGGGTGGCGTTCACTACGTTGCTCGCCGGATCGCTACCGGAGCTCAATCAAGCGTGGCGGGCGGTCGACGAACATCCCCATGCCAACCGTTTTCTCAGCGAACAGGCGGTAAGGGCGGCGCTGAGCGGCCTGCGCGCCGAAGGCGTCGTGCATCAGATTAGCTTACCGTTCGCCGACGCGTTAAGCGCCATGCGCTCGCTAAAGGGGATTGGCGCTACCCACTTACATCAGGGGCGGGCGTCTGCTCCGCTTAGCCGCGGCAAGCTGCGTGAACTGCAACTGGCCTGGCCGCAACAGCAGGGCCAGTGCCCGCTGACGTATCATCTTTTTACAGGAGTCATTGAACGTGACTAA
- the bioD gene encoding dethiobiotin synthase yields the protein MTKRFFVTGTDTEVGKTVASSALLQAANQLGFNTAGYKPVASGSDLTAQGLRNEDALALQRNSRVALRYEQVNPYTFAEPTSPHIISADEGRPIAATTLSSGLRELERLADWVLVEGAGGWFTPLSETLTFADWAQQEQLPVILVVGVKLGCINHAMLTAQAVREAGLPLVGWIANDIQPPGKRHREYLQTLTRVLPAPLLGEIPWLADASQRQDLAQYLDLSPLQ from the coding sequence GTGACTAAACGTTTCTTCGTCACCGGAACCGATACTGAAGTCGGTAAAACCGTCGCCAGTAGTGCGCTGCTGCAGGCGGCGAATCAGCTGGGATTTAACACCGCAGGCTATAAACCGGTGGCTTCCGGGAGCGACCTGACCGCACAAGGGTTACGCAATGAAGATGCGCTGGCCCTGCAGCGTAATAGCCGGGTGGCGCTGCGCTATGAACAGGTTAACCCTTATACTTTTGCCGAGCCGACCTCGCCGCATATTATTAGCGCCGATGAAGGGCGACCGATTGCCGCGACGACGCTTTCCAGCGGTTTACGCGAACTGGAGCGCCTGGCCGACTGGGTGCTGGTGGAAGGGGCGGGCGGCTGGTTTACGCCGCTCTCGGAAACCCTGACCTTCGCCGACTGGGCGCAGCAGGAGCAATTGCCGGTGATTTTAGTGGTCGGCGTCAAACTTGGCTGTATCAATCACGCGATGCTCACCGCCCAGGCGGTACGCGAAGCCGGGCTGCCGCTCGTGGGCTGGATCGCCAACGATATCCAGCCGCCGGGTAAACGCCATCGCGAATATCTGCAAACCTTAACGCGGGTATTGCCAGCGCCGCTGCTGGGGGAAATTCCCTGGCTTGCCGACGCATCGCAGCGTCAGGATCTCGCGCAGTACCTGGATCTGAGCCCCCTGCAATAA
- the uvrB gene encoding excinuclease ABC subunit UvrB gives MSKPFKLHSAFRPSGDQPEAIRRLEEGLEDGLAHQTLLGVTGSGKTFTIANVIADLQRPTMVLAPNKTLAAQLYGEMKEFFPENAVEYFVSYYDYYQPEAYVPSSDTFIEKDASVNEHIEQMRLSATKALLERRDVVVVASVSAIYGLGDPDLYLKMMLHLTTGMLIDQRAILRRLAELQYTRNDQAFQRGTFRVRGEVIDVFPAESDDIALRIELFDEEVERLSLFDPLTGHVESSIPRYTIYPKTHYVTPRERIIQAMEEIKDELADRRKVLLANNKLLEEQRLSQRTQFDLEMMNELGYCSGIENYSRFLSGRGPGEPPPTLFDYLPADGLLVIDESHVTIPQIGGMYRGDRARKETLVEYGFRLPSALDNRPMKFEEFEALAPQTIYVSATPGPYELEKSGDEVVDQVVRPTGLLDPVIEVRPVATQVDDLLSEIRTRAAINERVLVTTLTKRMAEDLTEYLEEHGERVRYLHSDIDTVERMEIIRDLRLGEFDVLVGINLLREGLDMPEVSLVAILDADKEGFLRSERSLIQTIGRAARNVNGKAILYGDKITPSMAKAIGETERRREKQQRYNEEHGIVPQGLNKKVVDILALGQNIAKTKAKGRGKARSPVEADSVELTPKALQQKIHELEGQMMQHAQNLEFEEAAQIRDQLHQLRELFIAAS, from the coding sequence ATGAGCAAACCATTCAAGCTGCACTCCGCATTCCGTCCTTCCGGCGATCAGCCCGAAGCCATCCGCCGTCTGGAAGAGGGGCTGGAAGATGGCCTTGCGCATCAAACCCTGCTTGGGGTAACCGGTTCGGGGAAAACCTTCACCATCGCCAACGTTATCGCTGACTTACAGCGCCCGACGATGGTGCTGGCGCCGAACAAAACCCTGGCGGCGCAGCTGTATGGCGAGATGAAAGAGTTCTTTCCCGAGAATGCGGTGGAGTATTTTGTCTCCTACTACGATTATTACCAGCCTGAAGCCTACGTACCGAGCTCGGATACCTTTATCGAAAAAGACGCCTCGGTGAACGAACACATTGAGCAGATGCGTCTGTCGGCCACCAAAGCGTTGCTCGAACGGCGCGATGTAGTGGTGGTGGCTTCGGTTTCCGCCATCTACGGTCTTGGCGACCCGGATCTGTATCTGAAGATGATGCTGCACCTGACCACCGGCATGCTGATCGACCAGCGGGCGATCCTGCGTCGACTGGCGGAACTGCAATACACCCGCAACGATCAGGCCTTCCAGCGCGGCACTTTCCGCGTCCGCGGCGAGGTTATCGATGTCTTCCCGGCGGAATCCGATGATATCGCGCTGCGTATTGAACTGTTTGACGAAGAGGTCGAGCGGCTATCGCTGTTTGACCCGCTGACCGGCCACGTCGAATCGTCCATTCCACGCTATACCATCTATCCGAAGACCCACTACGTTACGCCGCGCGAGCGTATCATACAGGCGATGGAAGAGATCAAAGACGAGCTGGCTGACCGCCGCAAGGTCCTGCTGGCGAACAATAAACTGCTTGAAGAGCAGCGGCTGAGCCAGCGCACTCAGTTCGACCTCGAAATGATGAACGAGCTGGGCTACTGCTCGGGGATTGAAAACTACTCGCGCTTTCTCTCCGGGCGCGGGCCGGGCGAGCCGCCGCCGACGCTGTTCGACTACCTGCCGGCGGATGGCCTGCTGGTTATCGATGAATCGCACGTGACTATCCCGCAAATCGGCGGTATGTACCGTGGCGACCGGGCGCGTAAAGAGACGCTGGTGGAATATGGCTTTCGCCTGCCGTCAGCGCTGGATAACCGGCCGATGAAGTTCGAAGAGTTTGAAGCGCTGGCGCCGCAGACCATCTACGTTTCAGCGACGCCGGGTCCCTATGAGCTGGAAAAATCCGGCGATGAGGTGGTAGACCAGGTCGTTCGCCCAACGGGCCTACTGGATCCGGTTATCGAAGTGCGGCCGGTGGCGACGCAGGTCGACGATCTGTTATCAGAAATCCGTACCCGTGCGGCGATCAATGAGCGTGTACTGGTGACGACGCTGACCAAACGCATGGCGGAGGATTTAACCGAATACCTGGAAGAGCACGGTGAGCGGGTGCGCTATCTGCACTCCGATATCGATACCGTCGAGCGTATGGAAATTATTCGCGATCTGCGTCTTGGCGAGTTCGACGTGCTGGTGGGTATCAACCTGCTGCGCGAAGGGCTGGATATGCCGGAAGTATCGCTGGTGGCGATACTTGATGCCGATAAAGAGGGCTTCCTGCGTTCCGAGCGCTCGCTTATCCAGACCATCGGCCGCGCGGCGCGTAACGTGAACGGTAAGGCGATTCTTTACGGCGATAAAATCACGCCATCGATGGCGAAGGCGATCGGTGAAACCGAACGCCGCCGCGAGAAGCAGCAGCGTTATAACGAAGAGCACGGTATTGTGCCGCAGGGTCTTAATAAGAAAGTGGTCGATATTCTGGCGCTGGGTCAGAACATCGCGAAGACCAAAGCCAAAGGCCGTGGCAAAGCCCGTTCTCCGGTGGAAGCCGATAGCGTCGAACTGACACCGAAAGCGCTGCAGCAGAAAATCCACGAGCTGGAAGGGCAAATGATGCAGCATGCCCAGAACCTTGAGTTCGAAGAAGCCGCGCAGATCCGCGATCAATTGCATCAGCTACGTGAACTGTTTATTGCGGCATCATAA
- the pmrB gene encoding two-component system sensor histidine kinase PmrB, giving the protein MALFATETWTMRHRLLLTIGAILVVCQLISVFWLWHESKEQIQLLVASAIEGHNNQRHVEHEVREAVASLLVPSLLIISLALYISLVAVKKITRPLSNLQSELESRTPDNLQPIILQESVPEVTAVTMAINQLVSRLTLTLERERLFTADVAHELRTPLAGLRLHLELLAKVHGVSVDPLIQRLDQMTNSISQLLQLARVGQSFSAGSYQQVHLHEDVVEPLQDELATMLEARQQTLEIESGAGADLISGDATLARVILRNLVENAHRYSPVGSNIKISVKPGNTPILAVEDEGPGIDEAKSGELSKAFVRMDSRYGGIGLGLSIVTRIAQLHDAQFFLHNRQPGPGVRAWVLFPRSARQKVNTH; this is encoded by the coding sequence ATGGCACTGTTTGCGACCGAAACCTGGACCATGCGCCACCGCCTGCTGCTGACCATCGGCGCGATTCTGGTGGTCTGCCAGCTGATCAGCGTATTTTGGCTATGGCATGAAAGCAAAGAGCAAATCCAGCTGCTGGTTGCCAGCGCCATTGAGGGTCATAACAATCAAAGGCACGTCGAACATGAGGTACGCGAAGCGGTCGCCAGCCTGCTGGTGCCAAGCCTGCTGATCATCAGTCTGGCGCTGTATATCAGCCTGGTGGCGGTGAAGAAAATCACCCGTCCGCTATCAAATCTGCAAAGCGAGCTGGAAAGCCGGACGCCGGATAATCTGCAACCCATTATTTTGCAGGAGTCGGTGCCGGAAGTGACCGCAGTGACCATGGCGATTAATCAACTGGTGTCGCGGCTGACCCTGACGCTCGAACGCGAGCGTCTGTTTACCGCCGACGTCGCCCACGAACTGCGTACCCCTCTTGCCGGGCTGCGCTTGCATCTGGAACTGCTGGCGAAGGTACACGGCGTCAGCGTTGATCCCTTAATTCAACGTCTCGATCAGATGACCAACAGCATTTCGCAGCTGCTACAACTGGCGCGCGTCGGGCAGTCGTTTTCCGCCGGGAGTTACCAGCAGGTGCATTTGCACGAAGATGTGGTGGAGCCTCTGCAGGATGAGTTGGCAACGATGCTTGAAGCGCGCCAGCAGACGCTGGAGATAGAAAGCGGCGCAGGCGCGGATCTCATTTCCGGAGATGCGACCCTGGCGCGGGTGATTTTACGCAATCTGGTGGAGAATGCGCACCGCTATAGCCCCGTGGGGTCGAATATAAAGATTTCGGTAAAACCGGGAAATACGCCGATTCTGGCAGTAGAAGATGAAGGGCCGGGCATTGATGAGGCCAAAAGCGGCGAGCTGAGTAAAGCGTTTGTCCGCATGGACAGCCGCTATGGCGGAATAGGCCTCGGTTTAAGCATCGTCACCCGCATCGCGCAACTGCACGATGCGCAATTCTTTTTACATAACCGTCAGCCCGGACCGGGCGTCCGCGCCTGGGTGCTATTCCCGCGCAGCGCGCGTCAGAAGGTTAATACCCATTGA
- the pmrA gene encoding two-component system response regulator PmrA, with translation MKILVIEDDALLLQGLILAMQSEGYVCDGVATAHEAALSLASNHYSLVVLDLGLPDEDGLHFLARMRREKFTQPVLILTARDTVGDRISGLDTGADDYLVKPFALEELNARIRALLRRHNNQGDNELTVGNLRLNVTRRQVWLAGESLELTPKEYALLSRLLMKAGSPVHREILYNDIYSWDNEPATNTLEVHIHNLRDKIGKARIRTVRGFGYMLVNNTESE, from the coding sequence ATGAAAATCTTAGTCATTGAAGACGATGCGCTCCTGTTACAAGGGTTAATTCTGGCCATGCAAAGCGAAGGCTATGTCTGCGATGGCGTCGCCACCGCTCACGAAGCCGCGCTGTCGTTAGCCAGCAACCATTACAGTCTGGTGGTGCTCGACCTGGGCCTGCCGGATGAAGACGGTCTGCATTTCCTGGCGCGTATGCGCCGGGAGAAATTCACCCAACCGGTGTTAATCCTCACCGCCCGCGATACCGTGGGCGACCGCATCAGCGGGCTGGATACCGGCGCTGACGATTACCTGGTGAAACCTTTCGCGCTTGAAGAGCTCAACGCCCGCATTCGCGCGCTGCTGCGTCGCCATAATAATCAGGGCGATAATGAGCTGACCGTCGGCAACCTGCGCCTTAATGTTACCCGTCGTCAGGTGTGGCTGGCCGGCGAATCGCTGGAGCTGACGCCAAAAGAGTATGCTCTGCTCTCGCGCCTGTTGATGAAGGCCGGCAGCCCGGTACATCGCGAAATTCTCTACAATGATATCTACAGCTGGGATAACGAACCGGCCACCAATACCCTCGAAGTGCATATCCATAATCTGCGCGACAAGATTGGTAAAGCGCGGATCCGCACCGTCCGCGGCTTTGGCTACATGCTGGTGAATAATACGGAGTCAGAATAA
- the eptA gene encoding phosphoethanolamine transferase EptA, which translates to MSFISLRRPVLSRTAYLTLFACYIGIFLNLAFYRQVFPLLPVNNLHNWLVFLSMPIVAISVMNIITTLASFLKLDRVVISLFILLSASAQYFIWTFGVVIDRSMIANIFDTTPAESFALLSTQMVIVLGLSGLLMVLVAWWIKVRKPASFWRGAAMRLLNIAVSALLIVLVAALFYKDYASVFRNNKELVKSLSPSNSIVALNSWYAHNRMDNLPLVKIGEDAKQKAVMHNGARKNLTIVVLGETSRAENFSLGGYDRETNPRLKQDDVVYFPKTTSCGTATAVSVPCMFSNMPRAHYDEELAHHQEGVLDILQRAGVQVLWNDNDGGCKGACDRVPHQNVTNLNLSGECIDGECYDDVLFHNLDSYIDNLQQDGIIVLHTIGSHGPTYYNRYPAEFKKFTPTCDTNEIQSCTQQQLTNTYDNTILYVDYVVDKAIKLLQSKQDRFTTSLVYLSDHGESLGEDGVYLHGLPYSIAPDTQKHVPMLLWLSPDYQQRYGVSSQCLQQQAKTNDYSQDNLFSTLLGLLGVDTREYQAKDDLLTPCRETGR; encoded by the coding sequence ATGTCGTTTATTTCTTTACGTCGGCCGGTACTCAGCCGCACGGCTTATTTGACTCTCTTTGCCTGTTATATCGGTATCTTTCTTAACCTGGCCTTTTATCGCCAGGTTTTCCCGCTACTGCCGGTAAACAATCTCCATAACTGGCTGGTTTTCCTTAGCATGCCGATCGTGGCAATTAGCGTGATGAACATCATCACCACCCTCGCCTCGTTCTTAAAGCTCGACCGGGTAGTCATCAGCCTGTTTATTCTGCTGAGCGCCTCGGCGCAGTACTTTATCTGGACCTTCGGCGTGGTGATCGATCGTTCGATGATCGCCAATATCTTCGATACGACGCCTGCGGAAAGTTTTGCCCTGCTGTCGACGCAAATGGTCATCGTGCTGGGTCTCTCCGGGCTATTGATGGTTCTGGTTGCCTGGTGGATTAAAGTTCGCAAACCGGCCTCTTTCTGGCGCGGCGCAGCGATGCGCCTGCTCAATATCGCCGTTTCAGCGCTGCTCATTGTGCTGGTGGCGGCGCTGTTCTACAAAGATTACGCCTCGGTGTTCCGTAACAATAAGGAGCTGGTGAAATCTTTAAGCCCATCCAACAGCATTGTGGCGCTGAACTCGTGGTATGCGCATAACCGGATGGATAACCTGCCGCTGGTGAAGATCGGCGAAGATGCCAAACAGAAAGCGGTGATGCATAACGGCGCGCGTAAAAATCTGACCATCGTGGTGCTGGGCGAAACCTCGCGCGCCGAGAATTTCTCGCTGGGCGGCTACGATCGCGAAACTAACCCGCGCCTGAAGCAGGACGACGTGGTGTACTTCCCGAAAACCACCTCCTGCGGCACCGCAACCGCGGTTTCCGTCCCCTGCATGTTCTCCAATATGCCGCGCGCGCATTACGATGAAGAACTGGCGCACCATCAGGAAGGCGTTCTGGATATTTTGCAGCGCGCCGGTGTTCAGGTGCTATGGAACGACAACGATGGCGGCTGTAAAGGCGCCTGTGACCGCGTACCGCATCAGAACGTCACCAACCTGAACCTCAGCGGCGAGTGCATTGATGGCGAGTGCTACGATGACGTGCTGTTCCATAATCTTGATAGCTATATCGATAATTTACAGCAGGATGGCATTATCGTTCTGCACACCATTGGTAGTCATGGCCCGACCTATTACAATCGCTACCCGGCTGAATTCAAAAAATTCACCCCGACCTGCGATACCAATGAAATCCAAAGTTGTACGCAACAACAGTTGACCAATACCTACGACAACACCATTTTGTACGTCGACTATGTGGTTGATAAAGCGATAAAATTGCTGCAATCAAAACAAGATAGATTCACCACCAGTCTGGTGTATTTGTCTGACCACGGCGAATCGCTGGGTGAAGATGGCGTGTATCTGCATGGCCTGCCGTACTCCATAGCGCCCGATACGCAAAAACACGTGCCGATGCTGCTGTGGTTGTCGCCGGATTATCAGCAACGCTATGGCGTATCCAGCCAGTGTTTGCAACAGCAGGCGAAGACGAACGATTATTCACAAGATAATCTGTTCTCTACCCTGCTTGGCCTGCTCGGGGTAGACACCCGCGAGTATCAGGCAAAAGACGACCTTTTAACGCCATGTAGAGAGACCGGCAGATGA